The sequence CGTGATCCCGCCGCCGAACATTACCGGCCAGCTGCACATGGGTCATGCGTTGGACGAGACTTTGCAGGATATTCTCATCCGCTGGCGCCGTATGGAGGGTTACGAGACCCTGTGGCTGCCGGGCACGGACCACGCGTCCATTGCAACGGAGGCCAAGATCGTAGAGGCCATGCGCAAAGAGGGCATCACCAAAGAGGAGATCGGCCGGGAGAAGTTCTTGGAGCGCGCCTGGGAGTGGAAAGCCCAGTACGGCGGCCGCATTGTGGAGCAGCTAAAAAAGCTTGGCTCCTCCTGCGACTGGGATCGGGAGCGTTTCACTCTGGACGAGGGATGCAGCAAGGCCGTGCGCGAGGTCTTTTGCAAGCTGTACGATAAGGGCCTGATTTACCGGGGCGAGCGCATCATTAACTGGTGCCCCCACTGCCTGACCTCGATCTCTGACGCAGAGGTGGAGTACGAGGATCAGGCCGGTCACTTCTGGCACCTGCGCTATCCCTTTAAGGACGGCAGCGGCTACCTGGAGCTGGCCACCACCCGACCGGAGACCCTGCTGGGCGATACAGCCGTGGCGGTGAACCCCAATGACGAGCGTTATAAAGATATGGTTGGCAAGACCCTGATCCTGCCCATTGTGCATAGAGAGATTCCCGTGATTGCCGATGATTATGTGGATATTGAGTTCGGTACTGGCGTGGTGAAGATCACCCCGGCTCACGACCCCAACGACTTTGAGGTGGGGCTGCGCCACAATTTAGAGGTCATCAATGTTCTGACCCCGGACGCCAAGATCGTGAATGATTATCCCAAGTACGCCGGTATGGATCGCTACGAGGCTCGTAAGGCCATCGTCGAGGACCTGGAAGCCGAGGGCGCTTTGGTGGAGATTGAGGATTACAGCCACAATGTAGGCACGTGCTACCGCTGTGGCACCACCGTGGAGCCGCGGGTTAGTAAGCAATGGTTCGTGAAGATGGAGCCGCTGGCAAAACCGGCTGTGGAGGTGGTCAGAAACGGGGAAGTGAAGTTTGTTCCCGAGCGGTTTGACAAGACCTACTTCCACTGGATGGAGAATATTAAGGACTGGTGTATCTCTCGCCAGCTGTGGTGGGGTCATCGTATTCCCGCCTATTACTGCGACGATTGCGGTGAGGTGATGGTGTCTGCCCAGGAAGTGCATACTTGCTCTAAGTGCGGCAGCAACCATGTGCACCAGGATCCGGACACCCTGGATACCTGGTTCTCCTCCGCCTTGTGGCCGTTTTCTACCCTTGGTTATCCGGACGATACCAAGGAACTGGAGTATTTCTATCCCACGGATACGCTGGTCACCGGCTACGACATTATCTTCTTCTGGGTAGCCAGAATGATCTTCTCCGGTGTGGAGCACATGGGCCAGGTGCCCTTCCACACGGTGCTGATCCACGGTCTGGTGCGTGACGCACAGGGTCGCAAGATGAGTAAGTCCCTGGGCAACGGTATTGATCCGCTGCTGGTGATCGACCAGTACGGCGCCGATGCCTTGCGCTTTACTCTGGCTACCGGCAATGCGCCGGGCAACGATATGCGCTTCTCCGACGAGAAGGTAAAGGCCTCCCGCAACTTTGCAAACAAGCTGTGGAACGCCGCCCGCTTTGTGCTGATGTATCTGGGCAATGATTACAGCTATCCGGGCCTACCGAAGGATCTGGCTATTGAGGACAAGTGGATTCTCTCCAAGGTCAATACCCTGGCTAAGGAAGTGACGGACAACCTGGAGCGGTTTGAACTGGGTATCGCTGTTGCCAAGCTGTATGATTTTATTTGGGATGTGTTCTGCGACTGGTATATTGAGATCGCCAAGATCCGTTTGCAGTCCGGCGAGGGCGCCGATACCGCCAAGGCGGTGCTGGTGTATGTGTTGACGGATATCCTGAAGCTGCTGCACCCCTTTATGCCCTTTATTACAGAAGAAATTTATCAGGCTATTCCCCACGATACGGAGTCCATTATGATTTCCAAGTGGCCGGAATATGACCCGACGCTGTCCTTTGCGGATGAGGAAGCCCAGATGGAGAAGATTATGGACGCCATTCGGGCGATCCGTAACCGCCGGGCGGAGATGAATATCCCCCCCAGCAAAAAGTCCAAGGTCTATGTGGAGACCGCCTTTTCCGACGTGTTCGCCGTAGGCAGTGAGTTTATCAAGCGGTTGGCCTATGCTTCCGATGTGGAGATCGCAGACGCCTTTGGTGACCTGGGCAACACGGTGACCATTGTTACCAACGACGCCAAGATTTATATTCCTCTGGGCGATCTGGTGGACTTTGAGGCGGAGGCCAAGCGCCTGCAAAAGGAACTGGCTGCTGCCGAGGAAAAGCTGGCCTTTATCAACAAGAAGCTGGACAACCCGGGCTTTGTGAACAAAGCACCGGAGAAAGTGGTCCAGCAGAACCGGGACGAGGCCGCCAAGCTGACGGAAAAGATCGCTAACTTGCGCTCCTCCCTGGAAAATTTGGGCAAGTAAAATGACCTACGAAGCA comes from Oscillospiraceae bacterium and encodes:
- a CDS encoding valine--tRNA ligase, translated to MAKELDKQYSPQNVEDRTYKFWCDHKYFHAEVNPDKKPYTIVIPPPNITGQLHMGHALDETLQDILIRWRRMEGYETLWLPGTDHASIATEAKIVEAMRKEGITKEEIGREKFLERAWEWKAQYGGRIVEQLKKLGSSCDWDRERFTLDEGCSKAVREVFCKLYDKGLIYRGERIINWCPHCLTSISDAEVEYEDQAGHFWHLRYPFKDGSGYLELATTRPETLLGDTAVAVNPNDERYKDMVGKTLILPIVHREIPVIADDYVDIEFGTGVVKITPAHDPNDFEVGLRHNLEVINVLTPDAKIVNDYPKYAGMDRYEARKAIVEDLEAEGALVEIEDYSHNVGTCYRCGTTVEPRVSKQWFVKMEPLAKPAVEVVRNGEVKFVPERFDKTYFHWMENIKDWCISRQLWWGHRIPAYYCDDCGEVMVSAQEVHTCSKCGSNHVHQDPDTLDTWFSSALWPFSTLGYPDDTKELEYFYPTDTLVTGYDIIFFWVARMIFSGVEHMGQVPFHTVLIHGLVRDAQGRKMSKSLGNGIDPLLVIDQYGADALRFTLATGNAPGNDMRFSDEKVKASRNFANKLWNAARFVLMYLGNDYSYPGLPKDLAIEDKWILSKVNTLAKEVTDNLERFELGIAVAKLYDFIWDVFCDWYIEIAKIRLQSGEGADTAKAVLVYVLTDILKLLHPFMPFITEEIYQAIPHDTESIMISKWPEYDPTLSFADEEAQMEKIMDAIRAIRNRRAEMNIPPSKKSKVYVETAFSDVFAVGSEFIKRLAYASDVEIADAFGDLGNTVTIVTNDAKIYIPLGDLVDFEAEAKRLQKELAAAEEKLAFINKKLDNPGFVNKAPEKVVQQNRDEAAKLTEKIANLRSSLENLGK